A window of Candidatus Zixiibacteriota bacterium genomic DNA:
TTTAGCCCTTTCCAGATTATCCACTGCGCCTCTTACAACTGTAGAAATTCGACCTTCGGAGCCCTTAAGGGAAATCCGCGCTGCTTCTGATTCTCCTTGAAATCTGGCCCGTTCGGCCTTGTTGCGATTGAAAAATGGAAGCGGTATGGAGATACGAAGCCCCAACAGATTTTCAGTCTCGGTTCTCCCCGAACTTAGATAAGGGTCGTTGCTTGATCCGTTAGAGCCATCAGTCCGACGTTCACGAGAGTAAAATGCGCCGAGCCTGAGATTCGGCACTCGGTTGCTGTGAGCTAAATTGAATCGTTGGTCGAGTTCCTCTTCTAATAATTCTAATCGTCGGAGTTCAGGATGAGACTTATTGTTGAGAATAAGAAGACTGTCCGATGAGATTTCTTCAACGAGGTCACTCGCCTCGCCCACGAGCGACAGCGTATCCGGATCGGCATTAGTCAAAAGAAGGGCAAGCCGGGTTTCCGCCAATGCATAATCAGCCTCTGCTCCTAATTGCTGAGCTCTTATAGATAGGTAATCAAGGTCGAGGAACTGAAACTCCGATTGCGGAATTATCCCTTCGGATGCTCGTCGCTGAGCCGAATCCCGAATTCTCCCTGAACGGGACTCGACATCCGACCATTGTGCGGAAAGCTTCTGTTCAATAAGCGTTCCATAAAACGCCAGCCGAGTCTGTCTTGCGACCGAACGTTCAATGATTTCCAATTCAAGCTTCGCTCTTCGAAAACGATTTTCTACGAGCGCAAATCTTGAATTTCGCTGGCCGCCAAGTTCAAACTCCTGACTCAGCCCAACCGTAATCCGGCTGTTGCCGTCGGATGAAGTAAGAGCGTCGCTTTCCACCTCAAATTCGAGCTCAGGGTTATGAACGAACTTGGGTTTGGAGAAAACCAGTTCGGCTCCGGCGGCGCGAAGCAACTGCCGTTGCGCTGCGATTTCTTTGTTACTTGTGACTGCGATCTCCACGGCCTGATCGACAGTCAGTTGTCCTGCTTTTCCACCAGCATTGAGTATTAGCACAAGGCCTGATAGAACCAACTCACGTTTGCCCATATTGTAAAACACCTATAAACCATTAAGTATTGGCTAACCATGAGACCAAAGATCCCATAGTATGTTCAATTGTCTTATTAGGAGTATTTCCTTAAATGTTTTTGAGGAAATAGAAGATGGTCAAATACGCAGGGAATGAGTGGACAAATAAAGAGGAAGGGGAGAGGCTTGTGCTTGTGACGCGTCTTCGGCTGAAGAATGCAGAGAACAAGGCGTGGATACAAAAGATTGCGATGCATAGTCTGTGTTCAATAGCGACAATCGCGCAATGACCGAAAGTTTCTGCGACTCACTTCGCTGGTCATTTGAATTGATCAACTGCTGTAAAGTAGAACAGCAAAAATCAGACTTGGGCACGTTTTCGGGAAGATGACTTTCGCTTCCGGATTGTGGACTCTCGGGAACACAGCGCTCGCTTGCACAACAGTCGGATTCCGGAGATGGCGGGGTAAAGTGATGGGAGCATAAACAACGCGTGGCAGAAAATGAAAATACCGCGATCAGGATAAAGAGTATTTTTAATTGTCGTAAAGCGCTAAGCATACTGTATTATCATCGTCAAAAGGTCTCAACTTGTCAATAGCCAAAAGTCATAATGTCTGTATTGCTTATCTTTAACTCCCTTATCGCAACGAAGTTCCATCGCTGCATTTTGTCAATAAAGCGCCGTTTTTAGACCTTCGGCGGACTTAAAAGCCCTCGTGCACCTGCAAATCTCTCCGATAAAGTGCTGTCAGGCGCCCTTCTTCGTCGGACTTGAAAGCCTTCGCCTGACAGTTCATACTTAGGCACGTCATTGCGAGTTTCGCTTCTGAGTCCGCCGCGGCGGATGGCAATCTCATATTCTTCTTCGCTAATGTCATTCCGGCGCAGGCCGGAAACCAGATATTCTTCTTCGTGCCGGTGGGAGCGGCGGACGGTCTGATCCTTTACTCCTGTAGCCCACCCAACGGGTGGGTTTTTATATGCCCAGTGTGAGAACCAACTGTTTGATGAAATATACTGCGGGGCATCCGCCGCGGTGGAGAATCCATCTTTGTCTTTTTCGTGCAGGCCGTCTCTGGCCTGCACCAACAATAAGATCACACCGTCCGCCACGGCGCGGAGTGTGGTACAAGAATCAAAGTCAACTTAGCCTGCCCGTCGTTGCGAGAAGCGGATTCTTATCCACGACGTGGCAATCTCAGTTCAGCTTCGTCCTTAGCGTCGGTCGGAGACGCCCGACACCGCATAAACTCCCACTCCTAAAACTTCCCGCTAAACCGTTCTGGATGTCTAAGATGAAAATCAGTTGCATCCTGATATTTCTTGGCAACCGCAAGCAACGTCGCCTCGCCGTATAACCGCCCGATCAAACATATAGAGACCGGATTCCCGGTACTGTCAAATCCATTCGGCAAAACAACACAGGGATGGCCGGTCAGATTGGTCATGAGCAAATTATTTCCTTCAAACGATGGCGCGATATACAAATCGACCGAATCCATAATTAACGCCATCGAATCGATTACCATCGTGCGCAATCTGTTTGCCTGAATATACTCCACCGCGGGAATAAATCGCGCCCCCCGAAAAACATTCGGCCATGCATTTTTAATCTGACGAACCATGAGCGTGTCATTGTTGGAACGGGTCAAGTCATCAAATGCCGATGCGGCTTCGGCTGTCAATATCAAAGACATCGCATCAATCGGATAATTAGGCAAACTAATAGCTTTCAGCCGAGCCCCGAGATCACGCAGTGTTTTCAAAGCAGATTTATTGAAAGAGGCATAGGAGCTGTCATTATTGAAGTCATCTTTCAGAAAGCCGATCTTCAATTGTTTTATATCAATCGACGGGTCATAATTAAAAGGGATGTCGACTGCTGAAGGATCTTTGGCTCTCCTATTATTTCCTATCGATGTCCCATGAATGGCATCCAATACTATCGCGCAGTCTTCTACCGTGCGGCAGATTGGGCCAAGTTTATCCATCGACCAACTGAGCGCCATCGCTCCGGCGCGGCTGACTCTTCCGTAGGTGGGCCGAAGTCCCGTTGTCCCGCAGACGGTCGACGGAGAAACAATTGAGCCCCATGTTTCTGAACCGATAGCAAACGGCACAAGTCCCGCGGAGACAGCCGATGCCGATCCGGCCGAGGAACCGCTTGAGCCTGAATCCGGCTGCCAGGGATTGCGAGTGGTTCCGCCGAACCAGACATCCCCCCATGCAAGTTCGCCGAGAGAGAGTTTGGCGACGAGAACCGCTCCGGCCTGATTGAGCTTGGCGATGACATCGGCATCGTGCGCAAAGGTCTGAGTTTTATAGATGTTCGAGCCCCATGATGTCGGGTAGCCTTTGACCGACAATAAATCTTTGGCTCCGTAAGGGATGCCATGCAACAATCCCCGATATGTGCCTGCGGCAATTTCTGAATCGGCGGCTACGGCCTGACGTAGGGCAAGGTCCTCGGTAAGTGTGACGACACAATGTAGAACAGAATCAAAGCGTTTGAGCCGAGCGAGACATACTTTTGTAAGCTCGACCGATGTCAGGCGTTTTGTTTTTATCAGTTCAGCTAAATCACGTACCGAGAGATAGGCAAGCTTGCTCTCGTTCAATTCTCCCGAGATTTGCCCCGCGGGCGACCAGGCTATTTTATGATATGTTGTCTCGGATGTGAAACCATTTGGTAGAGGATTAAATTGCATTGCGGGCACAATACTGTTCGGGATGGTGATTGAGCGAATTTTTTTATACGCATCGAGATAGTCATCGAGGTCGGTGAGCATGCTGTCACGTTCTTTTGGATCGAACTGGAGACCGATGAGCGTTTCGGTCTGCTCGACCATTGGAGCTTTTACTGTTGTGCTGTCGTCTGCGGCCTTCCCAGATTCTGAACCTACGCCAGTAACAATAAAG
This region includes:
- a CDS encoding TolC family protein, which encodes MGKRELVLSGLVLILNAGGKAGQLTVDQAVEIAVTSNKEIAAQRQLLRAAGAELVFSKPKFVHNPELEFEVESDALTSSDGNSRITVGLSQEFELGGQRNSRFALVENRFRRAKLELEIIERSVARQTRLAFYGTLIEQKLSAQWSDVESRSGRIRDSAQRRASEGIIPQSEFQFLDLDYLSIRAQQLGAEADYALAETRLALLLTNADPDTLSLVGEASDLVEEISSDSLLILNNKSHPELRRLELLEEELDQRFNLAHSNRVPNLRLGAFYSRERRTDGSNGSSNDPYLSSGRTETENLLGLRISIPLPFFNRNKAERARFQGESEAARISLKGSEGRISTVVRGAVDNLERAKALFELSSGTVPTVDSLFVLLESAYGEGRIPVERYLSQKESLQQHRFSYYRNLRALNDARIELENALGLTAPSVTLGRDDNEE
- a CDS encoding amidase, whose amino-acid sequence is MVEQTETLIGLQFDPKERDSMLTDLDDYLDAYKKIRSITIPNSIVPAMQFNPLPNGFTSETTYHKIAWSPAGQISGELNESKLAYLSVRDLAELIKTKRLTSVELTKVCLARLKRFDSVLHCVVTLTEDLALRQAVAADSEIAAGTYRGLLHGIPYGAKDLLSVKGYPTSWGSNIYKTQTFAHDADVIAKLNQAGAVLVAKLSLGELAWGDVWFGGTTRNPWQPDSGSSGSSAGSASAVSAGLVPFAIGSETWGSIVSPSTVCGTTGLRPTYGRVSRAGAMALSWSMDKLGPICRTVEDCAIVLDAIHGTSIGNNRRAKDPSAVDIPFNYDPSIDIKQLKIGFLKDDFNNDSSYASFNKSALKTLRDLGARLKAISLPNYPIDAMSLILTAEAASAFDDLTRSNNDTLMVRQIKNAWPNVFRGARFIPAVEYIQANRLRTMVIDSMALIMDSVDLYIAPSFEGNNLLMTNLTGHPCVVLPNGFDSTGNPVSICLIGRLYGEATLLAVAKKYQDATDFHLRHPERFSGKF